The Bacteroidota bacterium genome segment AATCCTGTATCCTGAATCCTGAATCCTGAATCCTGTATCCTGAATCCTGTATCTTGAATCCTGTATCCTGTATCCTGTATCCTGAATCCTGTATCCTGAATCCTGAATCCTGTATCCTGTATCCTGTATCCTGTATCCTGTATCTTGAATCCTGTATCCTGAATCCTGAATCCTGAATCCTGAATCCTGAATCCTGTATCCTGTATCCTGCATCCTGTATCCTGTATCTTGTATCCTGAATCCTCCCAACATTATTTTTTTATAAATTTGTAGAAATTGATATACAATTTTTAATTTTGTTCTGAATTAAAATGTTTATAAAATGAAGAATGCAAAATTATTTTTAGTTTTTTTAGGATTAAGTTTAATCCTTTTTTCATGTAAGAAAAAAAATAAAATAAATAGTGAAATTTTAGTTTCTGAAATTAAAGAACATCTTGAGTTTTTGGCTTCAGATTCTTTGAAGGGTAGGTATCCGGGAACAAAAGAAGATAAAATTGCCGCTGAATATATTAAAGTACAATTTCAAAGATACGGATTAAAGTTATTGGCTGATAATGGATTCCAGTATTTTGATGTTGTTACAGATGTAAATACTGGAGACAGTAATTATTTTATTGTGAAAGAAAACGAAGCAGTTCTTGATTCAAATTTTATTCCTTATTCTTTTTCAAAAAATACAACAGTTGATGCTCAGCTTACATTTGCAGGATTTGGTTTTGATATAAAAAATGATAGCTTTGAGTGGAATGATTTTAAAGATATTGATGTAAACGGAAAATGGGTTTTGATTTTTAAAGGTATTCCGCTGAAGGAAAAGAATAATTATTTTGAAAAATTTGCGGATGACAGATCTAAAGTACTGAATGCAAAAGATAAAAATGCAGTAGGAGTTATTTTTGTTTCAGGAGTTAATTTTGATAAAAACGATGAATTGCCGGAACTTTATTATGACCAAACTCAAGGATGTGCAGGAATTCCTGTTTTTCATATTACACGTGCATTGGCAAATATAATTATTGAAGAAAGTGATAAATCAATTGAAGAGATTGAGAGTGAAATTGTTGAAAATCAAAAGCCAAATTTCTTTGAAACACAGATTTCTATAAAAGCTCGTTCGGATGTAAATTTATCAAAGGTTACAACTCAAAATGTAATTGCAATTGTGGAAAGTACTAATCCTGAGTTCAAAGATGAATACATTGTAGTAGGTGCACATTATGATCATCTTGGAATGGGTGGCAAGGGAACGAATTCGCGAAAGCCTGATACAATAGCAGTTCATAATGGTGCTGACGATAATGCTTCGGGAACTGCGGGAGTAATTGAACTTGCAGGAAAAATTGCTTCAATGAAAGATTCTATAAAAAGAAGTATAATATTTATGACATTTGGTGCAGAAGAAATGGGTTTACTTGGCTCCAAGTATTTTATTAATAATCCTGTGGTTGACATAAAGAAAATTAAAGCCATGCTAAATTTTGATATGATAGGAAGGTTTGATACTCTGAATCGTTCATTAATGATAGGTGGAAGTGGCACATCGATAGAAAGCGATTCAATGATAAAATTGTTTGCGGATAATTATGACTTGAATTTGAAATTATCACCTGAAGGTTATGGTCCTTCCGATCATGCTTCTTTTTATACTAAAGATATTCCTGTTTTTTTTATTTCTTCAGGTGCTCACACTGATTACCATACACCCGCTGATGATATTGATAAAATAAATTTTAAAGGTCAAAAATATATTCTTGATTATTCTTCCGAATTACTTTTAGGTCTTATAAATATGGAAAAGGATTTGACATTTAAAGAAGCAGGTCCAAAAGGACATTCAAAACATGGATATAAGTATAAAATAACTTTTGGAATAATGCCTGATTTTGCTAATACTTCTAATAATGGACTTGGAGTTGATGCAGTTAGTCCCGGTGGGGCTGCTGCTAATGGTGGAATAAAAAAAGGTGATAGAATAATTGCAATAGACGGTAAAGAAGTAAAAAATATTTATGATTATATGAATCGTCTTAAAAAATTGGAAGAAGGACAAACTGTAATTGTTGATGTAATAAGAGATGAAAAAAAGCTTGTTCTTTTGTTGCAGTTGTAAAAAATATTGCTATAAAATTCCTTAACAAGCATAACAAAATTGTTG includes the following:
- a CDS encoding M28 family peptidase is translated as MKNAKLFLVFLGLSLILFSCKKKNKINSEILVSEIKEHLEFLASDSLKGRYPGTKEDKIAAEYIKVQFQRYGLKLLADNGFQYFDVVTDVNTGDSNYFIVKENEAVLDSNFIPYSFSKNTTVDAQLTFAGFGFDIKNDSFEWNDFKDIDVNGKWVLIFKGIPLKEKNNYFEKFADDRSKVLNAKDKNAVGVIFVSGVNFDKNDELPELYYDQTQGCAGIPVFHITRALANIIIEESDKSIEEIESEIVENQKPNFFETQISIKARSDVNLSKVTTQNVIAIVESTNPEFKDEYIVVGAHYDHLGMGGKGTNSRKPDTIAVHNGADDNASGTAGVIELAGKIASMKDSIKRSIIFMTFGAEEMGLLGSKYFINNPVVDIKKIKAMLNFDMIGRFDTLNRSLMIGGSGTSIESDSMIKLFADNYDLNLKLSPEGYGPSDHASFYTKDIPVFFISSGAHTDYHTPADDIDKINFKGQKYILDYSSELLLGLINMEKDLTFKEAGPKGHSKHGYKYKITFGIMPDFANTSNNGLGVDAVSPGGAAANGGIKKGDRIIAIDGKEVKNIYDYMNRLKKLEEGQTVIVDVIRDEKKLVLLLQL